In a single window of the Delftia tsuruhatensis genome:
- a CDS encoding TonB-dependent receptor produces MRPQTMRQNFLRQTAASTFSATPALRPVALALALQVLCAGTLAAAGALAPARAWAQPAAGAQEQRQYAIAAGPLENVLNQLGRDAGVLVTFGSAVTEGLRSGGVSGRFTVEQALERALLGTPLAAVRSAGGGYTLREMPVVPATSGAAGAPSSQTLRTVLVTASAQASPTTEGSGAYTTPSTAAATGLSLSLRDTPQSVSVLTRQQIEDQGLLSLNDAMRSVTGIHVVSSDSDRSDFYARGFYVDNLQYDGVPTSIGLSFYGESGNDTTIYDRIEVVRGATGLLTGAGNPSASINMVRKRADSKVFTGTASASLGSWNHHRGSVDLSMPLTADGRIRARIAGMAEERDSHVDLYHARKRVFYGVIDADLTPDTRLSVGADYQANRPTGSTWGGLPLVFSDGTPANWSTSKTTAAHWTRWNSTNKSIFANLQHRFGNDWKLKANFVHRDSAYDAKLLYLMRQPDIGTGLGMTALPNYSEYSFQQNSADLQLTGSWEMAGRRHEAVVGLASSRAREHKAGHPRTSALPDLGNFHDWDGSFPEPAWGPLTTSSLDHTRQDALYGALRLSLADPLKLIVGGRQSRWKVRSLSENRSHDVFIPYAGVVLDLSEGFSAYASYTDIFQPQNYRDRGGSYLDPVAGRSHEVGIKGEHLDGWLNSSLALFRIQQDNVAQLDEGQVVPGTSDFAYYGAKGVTSKGFEAQVSGEPATGWNLSAGISRSFARDAQGVTINAWTPKTQVQLFSSWRLPGGWRRLTVGGGLRWQSATSATLAVGGRDVDFEQKSFATVSLMARYAINPRLSLQLNVNNLFNKKHYVNVDGQGQFGTPRSAMAVLSYRF; encoded by the coding sequence ATGCGCCCTCAGACCATGCGCCAGAACTTCCTGCGGCAGACAGCCGCCTCCACTTTCTCCGCGACACCGGCACTGCGCCCTGTGGCGCTGGCGCTGGCGCTGCAGGTGCTGTGCGCGGGCACGCTGGCTGCCGCGGGCGCCCTGGCGCCAGCCCGGGCCTGGGCGCAGCCCGCGGCGGGAGCGCAGGAGCAGCGCCAGTACGCCATTGCGGCCGGCCCGCTGGAAAACGTGCTCAACCAGCTCGGGCGCGATGCCGGCGTGCTGGTCACCTTTGGCTCGGCCGTCACCGAGGGGCTGCGCAGCGGTGGCGTGAGCGGGCGCTTCACCGTGGAGCAGGCGCTGGAGCGCGCGCTGCTGGGCACGCCGCTGGCGGCCGTGCGCTCGGCGGGCGGCGGCTACACGCTGCGCGAGATGCCCGTGGTGCCCGCCACCTCCGGGGCGGCGGGCGCGCCGTCCTCCCAGACACTCAGGACCGTGCTGGTCACGGCCTCGGCGCAGGCCAGTCCCACCACCGAAGGCTCGGGCGCCTACACCACGCCGTCCACGGCGGCGGCCACCGGCCTGAGCCTGTCGCTGCGCGACACGCCGCAGTCCGTCAGCGTGCTCACGCGCCAGCAGATCGAGGACCAGGGCCTGCTCTCGCTCAATGACGCCATGCGCAGCGTCACCGGCATCCACGTCGTCAGCTCGGACAGCGACCGCTCCGACTTCTACGCGCGCGGCTTCTACGTGGACAACCTGCAGTACGACGGCGTGCCGACCTCGATCGGCCTGTCGTTCTATGGCGAGTCGGGCAATGACACCACCATCTATGACCGCATCGAGGTGGTGCGCGGCGCCACGGGCCTGCTCACGGGCGCCGGCAACCCCTCGGCCTCGATCAACATGGTGCGCAAGCGTGCCGACAGCAAGGTGTTCACGGGCACGGCCTCGGCCAGCCTGGGCTCCTGGAACCACCACCGGGGATCGGTGGACCTGTCCATGCCCCTGACGGCCGATGGCCGCATCCGCGCCCGCATCGCCGGCATGGCCGAGGAGCGCGACTCGCACGTGGATCTGTACCACGCGCGCAAACGTGTCTTCTATGGCGTCATCGATGCCGACCTCACGCCCGACACCCGGCTGAGCGTGGGCGCCGACTACCAGGCCAACCGCCCCACGGGCTCGACCTGGGGCGGGCTGCCGCTGGTGTTCTCCGACGGCACGCCCGCCAACTGGAGCACCTCCAAGACCACGGCCGCCCACTGGACGCGCTGGAACAGCACCAACAAAAGCATCTTCGCCAACCTGCAGCACCGCTTCGGCAACGACTGGAAGCTCAAGGCCAACTTCGTGCACCGTGACAGCGCTTACGACGCCAAGCTGCTGTACCTGATGCGCCAGCCCGACATCGGAACGGGCCTGGGCATGACGGCCTTGCCCAACTACTCCGAATACAGCTTCCAGCAAAACAGCGCCGACCTGCAGCTGACGGGGAGCTGGGAGATGGCCGGGCGTCGGCACGAGGCCGTGGTGGGCCTTGCCAGCAGCCGCGCACGCGAACACAAGGCCGGCCATCCGCGTACGAGCGCCTTGCCTGACCTGGGCAATTTCCACGATTGGGACGGCTCCTTCCCCGAGCCCGCCTGGGGGCCGCTGACCACCAGCAGCCTGGACCATACGCGCCAGGACGCCCTCTACGGTGCGCTGCGCCTGTCGCTGGCCGACCCGCTCAAGCTCATCGTGGGCGGGCGCCAGAGCCGCTGGAAGGTGCGCAGCCTGAGCGAGAACCGCTCGCACGATGTCTTCATCCCCTATGCCGGCGTCGTCCTGGACCTGAGCGAAGGCTTCTCGGCCTATGCCAGCTACACCGACATCTTCCAGCCCCAGAACTACCGCGACCGCGGCGGCAGCTACCTGGACCCGGTGGCCGGCAGGAGCCATGAGGTCGGTATCAAGGGCGAGCACCTGGACGGCTGGCTCAACAGTTCGCTGGCCCTGTTTCGCATCCAGCAGGACAACGTGGCCCAGCTCGACGAAGGCCAGGTCGTGCCGGGAACCAGCGATTTCGCCTACTACGGTGCCAAGGGCGTGACCAGCAAGGGTTTCGAGGCCCAGGTCTCGGGTGAACCGGCCACGGGCTGGAACCTGTCAGCCGGCATCTCGCGCTCGTTCGCCCGCGATGCCCAGGGGGTGACCATCAACGCCTGGACGCCCAAGACCCAGGTGCAGCTGTTCAGTTCCTGGCGCCTGCCGGGCGGATGGCGCCGGCTGACCGTGGGCGGCGGCCTGCGCTGGCAAAGCGCCACCTCCGCCACCCTCGCGGTGGGCGGCAGGGATGTGGACTTCGAGCAGAAGTCCTTTGCCACCGTCAGCCTGATGGCGCGCTATGCCATCAACCCCCGGCTGTCGCTGCAGCTCAATGTGAACAATCTGTTCAACAAGAAGCACTACGTGAATGTGGACGGGCAGGGCCAGTTCGGCACGCCGCGCAGCGCCATGGCGGTGCTCAGCTACAGGTTCTGA